From Mycolicibacterium cosmeticum, a single genomic window includes:
- a CDS encoding PTS sugar transporter subunit IIA produces MTTHVHAPVAGRAVALDQVPDPVFAQGMVGHGAAIDPPHTVIDALAPVTGKLIKLMPHAYIVMTDDNVGVLVHLGLDTVALAGEGFTTHAIQGDDVTAGQLIVTYDVPAVVAKGLNPIVPVVVMDEREPDNISDRADGEITSGAALFTAAK; encoded by the coding sequence ATGACGACACATGTTCACGCCCCGGTCGCCGGACGGGCGGTCGCCCTGGACCAGGTTCCGGACCCGGTGTTCGCCCAGGGGATGGTGGGCCACGGTGCCGCGATCGACCCGCCGCACACCGTCATCGACGCGCTGGCCCCGGTCACCGGCAAGCTGATCAAGCTGATGCCGCACGCCTACATCGTCATGACGGACGACAACGTCGGCGTCCTGGTGCATCTCGGCCTGGACACCGTCGCGCTGGCCGGCGAAGGCTTCACCACCCATGCCATCCAGGGCGACGACGTCACCGCGGGCCAGCTCATCGTCACCTACGACGTGCCCGCGGTCGTCGCCAAGGGGCTCAACCCGATCGTGCCGGTCGTGGTCATGGACGAACGCGAACCCGACAACATCAGCGACCGCGCCGACGGCGAAATCACCAGCGGGGCGGCACTGTTCACGGCGGCCAAGTAA